A genomic window from Macaca mulatta isolate MMU2019108-1 chromosome 19, T2T-MMU8v2.0, whole genome shotgun sequence includes:
- the FGF22 gene encoding fibroblast growth factor 22 precursor, with the protein MRRRLWLGLAWLLLARAPDAAGTPSAPQRTRSYPHLEGDVRWRRLFSSTHFFLRVDPGGRVQGTRWRHGQDSILEIRSVHVGVVVIKAVSSGFYVAMDRRGRLYGSRLYTVDCRFRERIEENGHNTYASQRWHRHGQPMFLALDRRGGPRPGGRTRRYHLSAHFLPVLVS; encoded by the exons ATGCGCCGCCGCCTGTGGCTGGGCCTGGCCTGGCTGCTGCTGGCGCGGGCGCCGGACGCCGCGGGAACCCCGAGTGCGCCGCAGAGAACGCGCAGCTACCCGCACCTGGAGGGCGACGTGCGCTGGCGGCGCCTTTTCTCCTCCACTCACTTCTTCCTGCGCGTGGACCCCGGCGGCCGCGTGCAGGGCACCCGCTGGCGCCACGGCCAGGACA GCATCTTGGAGATCCGCTCTGTACACGTGGGCGTCGTGGTCATCAAAGCAGTGTCCTCAGGCTTCTACGTGGCCATGGACCGCCGGGGCCGCCTCTACGGGTCG cgGCTCTACACTGTGGACTGCAGGTTCCGGGAGCGCATCGAAGAGAACGGCCACAACACCTACGCCTCCCAGCGCTGGCACCGCCACGGCCAGCCCATGTTCCTGGCACTGGACAGGAGGGGGGGGCCCCGGCCAGGCGGCCGGACGCGGCGGTACCACCTGTCCGCCCACTTCCTGCCCGTCCTGGTCTCCTGA
- the FGF22 gene encoding fibroblast growth factor 22 isoform X1 → MRRRLWLGLAWLLLARAPDAAGTPSAPQRTRSYPHLEGDVRWRRLFSSTHFFLRVDPGGRVQGTRWRHGQDSILEIRSVHVGVVVIKAVSSGFYVAMDRRGRLYGSVPGAHRRERPQHLRLPALAPPRPAHVPGTGQEGGAPARRPDAAVPPVRPLPARPGLLRPREASGSPRCPGWWRGPSHACSSPCWPRKR, encoded by the exons ATGCGCCGCCGCCTGTGGCTGGGCCTGGCCTGGCTGCTGCTGGCGCGGGCGCCGGACGCCGCGGGAACCCCGAGTGCGCCGCAGAGAACGCGCAGCTACCCGCACCTGGAGGGCGACGTGCGCTGGCGGCGCCTTTTCTCCTCCACTCACTTCTTCCTGCGCGTGGACCCCGGCGGCCGCGTGCAGGGCACCCGCTGGCGCCACGGCCAGGACA GCATCTTGGAGATCCGCTCTGTACACGTGGGCGTCGTGGTCATCAAAGCAGTGTCCTCAGGCTTCTACGTGGCCATGGACCGCCGGGGCCGCCTCTACGGGTCG GTTCCGGGAGCGCATCGAAGAGAACGGCCACAACACCTACGCCTCCCAGCGCTGGCACCGCCACGGCCAGCCCATGTTCCTGGCACTGGACAGGAGGGGGGGGCCCCGGCCAGGCGGCCGGACGCGGCGGTACCACCTGTCCGCCCACTTCCTGCCCGTCCTGGTCTCCTGAGGCCCCGAGAGGCCAGCGGCTCCCCaaggtgcccaggctggtggcGAGGGCCCAGCCATGCTTGTTCTTCCCCTTGCTGGCCCCGTAAGCGCTGA
- the RNF126 gene encoding E3 ubiquitin-protein ligase RNF126 isoform X1 translates to MAEASPQPGRYFCHCCSVEIVPRLPDYICPRCESGFIEELPEETRSTENGSAPSTAPTDQSRPPLEGYGQFAFGIFDDSFEIPTFPPGAQADEGRDPESRRERDHPSRHRYGARQPRARLTTRRATGRHEGVPTLEGIIQQLVNGIITPATIPSLGPWGVLHSNPMDYAWGANGLDAIITQLLNQFENTGPPPADKEKIQALPTVPVTEEHVGSGLECPVCKDDYALGERVRQLPCNHLFHDGCIVPWLEQHDSCPVCRKSLTGQNTATNPPGLTGVSFSSSSSSSSSSSPSNENATGNS, encoded by the exons ATGGCCGAGGCGTCGCCGCAGCCCGGACGGTACTTCTGCCACTGCTGCTCCGTGGAGATCGTCCCGCGCCTGCCG GATTATATCTGTCCAAGATGCGAGTCTGGTTTCATTGAGGAGCTTCCGGAAGAGACCAG GAGCACAGAAAATGGTTCTGCCCCCTCCACAGCCCCCACGGACCAGAGCCGGCCACCACTGGAG GGCTACGGACAGTTTGCTTTCGGCATCTTCGATGACAGCTTCGAGATCCCTACGTTCCCTCCTGGGGCTCAGGCTGATGAAGGCAGGGACCCTGAGAGCCGGCGGGAGAGAGACCATCCGTCCCGGCACCGGTATGGCGCCCGGCAGCCCCGCGCCCGCCTCACCACGCGGCGGGCCACCGGCCGGCACGAAGGCGTCCCCACGCTGGAAGG GATCATCCAGCAGCTTGTCAATGGCATCATCACgcctgccaccatccccagcctggGTCCCTG GGGAGTCCTGCACTCAAACCCTATGGACTACGCCTGGGGGGCCAACGGCCTGGACGCCATCATCACACAG CTCCTCAATCAGTTTGAAAACACGGGCCCCCCACCggcagataaagagaaaatccagGCCCTCCCCACCGTCCCCGTCACCGAGGAGCACGTAG GCTCCGGGCTCGAGTGCCCTGTGTGCAAGGACGACTACGCGCTGGGTGAGCGTGTGCGGCAGCTGCCCTGCAACCACCTGTTCCACGACGGCTGCATCGTGCCCTGGCTGGAGCAG CACGACAGCTGCCCCGTCTGCCGAAAAAGCCTCACGGGACAGAACACGGCCACGAACCCCCCGGGCCTCACTGGGGTGAGCTTCTCCTCCTcgtcgtcctcctcctcctccagctcgCCCAGCAACGAGAACGCCACAGGCAACTCGTGA
- the RNF126 gene encoding E3 ubiquitin-protein ligase RNF126 isoform X3 — MAEASPQPGRYFCHCCSVEIVPRLPDYICPRCESGFIEELPEETRSTENGSAPSTAPTDQSRPPLEGYGQFAFGIFDDSFEIPTFPPGAQADEGRDPESRRERDHPSRHRIIQQLVNGIITPATIPSLGPWGVLHSNPMDYAWGANGLDAIITQLLNQFENTGPPPADKEKIQALPTVPVTEEHVGSGLECPVCKDDYALGERVRQLPCNHLFHDGCIVPWLEQHDSCPVCRKSLTGQNTATNPPGLTGVSFSSSSSSSSSSSPSNENATGNS; from the exons ATGGCCGAGGCGTCGCCGCAGCCCGGACGGTACTTCTGCCACTGCTGCTCCGTGGAGATCGTCCCGCGCCTGCCG GATTATATCTGTCCAAGATGCGAGTCTGGTTTCATTGAGGAGCTTCCGGAAGAGACCAG GAGCACAGAAAATGGTTCTGCCCCCTCCACAGCCCCCACGGACCAGAGCCGGCCACCACTGGAG GGCTACGGACAGTTTGCTTTCGGCATCTTCGATGACAGCTTCGAGATCCCTACGTTCCCTCCTGGGGCTCAGGCTGATGAAGGCAGGGACCCTGAGAGCCGGCGGGAGAGAGACCATCCGTCCCGGCACCG GATCATCCAGCAGCTTGTCAATGGCATCATCACgcctgccaccatccccagcctggGTCCCTG GGGAGTCCTGCACTCAAACCCTATGGACTACGCCTGGGGGGCCAACGGCCTGGACGCCATCATCACACAG CTCCTCAATCAGTTTGAAAACACGGGCCCCCCACCggcagataaagagaaaatccagGCCCTCCCCACCGTCCCCGTCACCGAGGAGCACGTAG GCTCCGGGCTCGAGTGCCCTGTGTGCAAGGACGACTACGCGCTGGGTGAGCGTGTGCGGCAGCTGCCCTGCAACCACCTGTTCCACGACGGCTGCATCGTGCCCTGGCTGGAGCAG CACGACAGCTGCCCCGTCTGCCGAAAAAGCCTCACGGGACAGAACACGGCCACGAACCCCCCGGGCCTCACTGGGGTGAGCTTCTCCTCCTcgtcgtcctcctcctcctccagctcgCCCAGCAACGAGAACGCCACAGGCAACTCGTGA
- the RNF126 gene encoding E3 ubiquitin-protein ligase RNF126 translates to MAEASPQPGRYFCHCCSVEIVPRLPDYICPRCESGFIEELPEETRSTENGSAPSTAPTDQSRPPLEHVDQHLFTLPQGYGQFAFGIFDDSFEIPTFPPGAQADEGRDPESRRERDHPSRHRYGARQPRARLTTRRATGRHEGVPTLEGIIQQLVNGIITPATIPSLGPWGVLHSNPMDYAWGANGLDAIITQLLNQFENTGPPPADKEKIQALPTVPVTEEHVGSGLECPVCKDDYALGERVRQLPCNHLFHDGCIVPWLEQHDSCPVCRKSLTGQNTATNPPGLTGVSFSSSSSSSSSSSPSNENATGNS, encoded by the exons ATGGCCGAGGCGTCGCCGCAGCCCGGACGGTACTTCTGCCACTGCTGCTCCGTGGAGATCGTCCCGCGCCTGCCG GATTATATCTGTCCAAGATGCGAGTCTGGTTTCATTGAGGAGCTTCCGGAAGAGACCAG GAGCACAGAAAATGGTTCTGCCCCCTCCACAGCCCCCACGGACCAGAGCCGGCCACCACTGGAG caCGTGGATCAGCACCTGTTCACGCTGCCGCAGGGCTACGGACAGTTTGCTTTCGGCATCTTCGATGACAGCTTCGAGATCCCTACGTTCCCTCCTGGGGCTCAGGCTGATGAAGGCAGGGACCCTGAGAGCCGGCGGGAGAGAGACCATCCGTCCCGGCACCGGTATGGCGCCCGGCAGCCCCGCGCCCGCCTCACCACGCGGCGGGCCACCGGCCGGCACGAAGGCGTCCCCACGCTGGAAGG GATCATCCAGCAGCTTGTCAATGGCATCATCACgcctgccaccatccccagcctggGTCCCTG GGGAGTCCTGCACTCAAACCCTATGGACTACGCCTGGGGGGCCAACGGCCTGGACGCCATCATCACACAG CTCCTCAATCAGTTTGAAAACACGGGCCCCCCACCggcagataaagagaaaatccagGCCCTCCCCACCGTCCCCGTCACCGAGGAGCACGTAG GCTCCGGGCTCGAGTGCCCTGTGTGCAAGGACGACTACGCGCTGGGTGAGCGTGTGCGGCAGCTGCCCTGCAACCACCTGTTCCACGACGGCTGCATCGTGCCCTGGCTGGAGCAG CACGACAGCTGCCCCGTCTGCCGAAAAAGCCTCACGGGACAGAACACGGCCACGAACCCCCCGGGCCTCACTGGGGTGAGCTTCTCCTCCTcgtcgtcctcctcctcctccagctcgCCCAGCAACGAGAACGCCACAGGCAACTCGTGA
- the RNF126 gene encoding E3 ubiquitin-protein ligase RNF126 isoform X2, with the protein MAEASPQPGRYFCHCCSVEIVPRLPDYICPRCESGFIEELPEETRSTENGSAPSTAPTDQSRPPLEHVDQHLFTLPQGYGQFAFGIFDDSFEIPTFPPGAQADEGRDPESRRERDHPSRHRIIQQLVNGIITPATIPSLGPWGVLHSNPMDYAWGANGLDAIITQLLNQFENTGPPPADKEKIQALPTVPVTEEHVGSGLECPVCKDDYALGERVRQLPCNHLFHDGCIVPWLEQHDSCPVCRKSLTGQNTATNPPGLTGVSFSSSSSSSSSSSPSNENATGNS; encoded by the exons ATGGCCGAGGCGTCGCCGCAGCCCGGACGGTACTTCTGCCACTGCTGCTCCGTGGAGATCGTCCCGCGCCTGCCG GATTATATCTGTCCAAGATGCGAGTCTGGTTTCATTGAGGAGCTTCCGGAAGAGACCAG GAGCACAGAAAATGGTTCTGCCCCCTCCACAGCCCCCACGGACCAGAGCCGGCCACCACTGGAG caCGTGGATCAGCACCTGTTCACGCTGCCGCAGGGCTACGGACAGTTTGCTTTCGGCATCTTCGATGACAGCTTCGAGATCCCTACGTTCCCTCCTGGGGCTCAGGCTGATGAAGGCAGGGACCCTGAGAGCCGGCGGGAGAGAGACCATCCGTCCCGGCACCG GATCATCCAGCAGCTTGTCAATGGCATCATCACgcctgccaccatccccagcctggGTCCCTG GGGAGTCCTGCACTCAAACCCTATGGACTACGCCTGGGGGGCCAACGGCCTGGACGCCATCATCACACAG CTCCTCAATCAGTTTGAAAACACGGGCCCCCCACCggcagataaagagaaaatccagGCCCTCCCCACCGTCCCCGTCACCGAGGAGCACGTAG GCTCCGGGCTCGAGTGCCCTGTGTGCAAGGACGACTACGCGCTGGGTGAGCGTGTGCGGCAGCTGCCCTGCAACCACCTGTTCCACGACGGCTGCATCGTGCCCTGGCTGGAGCAG CACGACAGCTGCCCCGTCTGCCGAAAAAGCCTCACGGGACAGAACACGGCCACGAACCCCCCGGGCCTCACTGGGGTGAGCTTCTCCTCCTcgtcgtcctcctcctcctccagctcgCCCAGCAACGAGAACGCCACAGGCAACTCGTGA